The following are from one region of the Brienomyrus brachyistius isolate T26 chromosome 4, BBRACH_0.4, whole genome shotgun sequence genome:
- the LOC125740325 gene encoding cyclic nucleotide-gated cation channel beta-3-like, protein MPQDMPTNPANHYQSSAVGLELPPQAPRPLVVNRHIDSQLRGLIKQLRDRTTSYKEKVIDPYASSPEHSPPRTPACRKRHIPERHEEDEEGGDEGATAKEGKVKAEEAGREADGKMNKEDGGGSPGDSAAGPAPPLSGIFCLLRPLEEKLDAWLGETLDPFTDRRYLSWLGFVTLALGYNVWLIPARMAFRCHTERSAPLWFCCDLLADTVYVVDMLVVQPRLQFIKGGDVIADRILTTKNYRDSTRFKTDFMAILPFELLYLQFGFMSVFRANRMLRLRSFFEFSDLLEGMMTKAYIWRVTRTVGYLLFILHLDACLYYTASEYEGLGSTRWVYNGEGSAYLRSFLYAEKSLLMIAELPLPDTLFGLIFQMTNYFIGAAFLSTFLAQMRVVISAATADQTSFCKSMDNAVAYMNTNKIPKLVQDRVRTWYMYTWESQGMLDESELLEQMPLVMRTAIAVDINLSTFQKIDLFKGCEGQMLVDMLLRLKPVVYLPGDFVCKKGDIGKEMYIIKAGAVQVVGGPDNNTVFVTLKAGCVFGEISLLQSSPNGGNRRMANVIVHGFANLFVLDKKDLNDILVHYPESQKVLARKARKLLMTKEGAVKGAGHTHGLQARCQVERPGCNRH, encoded by the exons ATGCCCCAGGACATGCCcaccaaccctgccaaccattACCAGAGCTCTGCTGTGGG tctGGAGTTGCCCCCTCAAGCTCCACGCCCTCTAGTGGTGAACCGACATATCGACAGCCAACTGAGGGGCCTAATAAAGCAACTGAGGGATCGGACCACGAGCTACAAGGAAAAGGTCATCGACCCATATGCCTCGTCCCCGGAGCACAGCCCCCCCAGGA CACCAGCTTGCCGAAAGCGGCACATCCCGGAGAGACACgaggaagatgaggagggaGGGGATGAAGGGGCGACCGCCAAGGAGGGCAAGGTGAAAGCTGAGGAAGCAGGAAGGGAGGCGGATGGGAAGATGAACAAGGAGGACGGGGGGGGCAGCCCGGGGGACAGTGCGGCAGGCCCAGCCCCCCCTCTCTCAGGCATCTTCTGTCTGCTCAGGCCGCTGGAGGAGAAGCTGGACGCATGGCTGGGCGAGACCCTGGATCCCTTCACAG ACCGCAGGTATCTCTCCTGGCTCGGCTTTGTGACACTCGCCCTTGGCTACAACGTCTGGCTCATCCCAGCGCGCATGGCCTTCCGCTGCCATACTGAGCGCAGCGCCCCCTTGTGGTTCTGCTGCGACCTGCTCGCCGACACCGTCTATGTCGTTGACATGCTTGTCGTCCAGCCCCGGCTGCAGTTCATCAAAGGCGGCGACGTCATC GCGGACAGGATATTAACGACGAAGAACTATCGAGACTCCACGAGATTCAAG ACTGACTTCATGGCGATCCTTCCATTTGAGCTTCTGTATCTTCAGTTCGGCTTCATGTCCGTCTTCAGGGCCAATCGCATGCTGAGA CTCAGATCCTTCTTCGAGTTCAGCGACCTTCTGGAGGGCATGATGACGAAAGCTTACATTTGGAG AGTGACCCGGACTGTCGGCTACCTGCTCTTCATCCTGCACCTGGACGCTTGCCTGTACTACACAGCATCAGAGTATGAGGGCTTGGGCTCCACCCGGTGGGTCTACAATGGCGAGGGCAGCGC CTACCTGAGAAGCTTCCTCTATGCAGAGAAGTCCCTCCTCATGATCGCGGAGCTGCCCTTGCCCGACACTTTATTTgggctgatctttcagatgacGAACTACTTCATAGGAGCCGCCTTCCTGTCTACGTTTCTGGCCCAG ATGAGGGTTGTCATCAGTGCTGCCACTGCCGACCAGACCAGCTTCTGCAAATCCATGGACAATGCAGTGGCCTACATGAACACCAACAAGATCCCCAAGCTGGTGCAGGACAGAGTGCGCACCTGGTACATGTACACCTGGGAGTCCCAGGGCATGCTGG ATGAGTCAGAGCTGCTGGAGCAGATGCCCCTGGTCATGAGGACGGCCATCGCTGTGGACATCAACCTCAGCACCTTCCAGAAGATCGATCTCTTCAAG GGCTGTGAGGGGCAGATGCTGGTGGACATGCTGTTACGGCTGAAGCCCGTCGTGTATCTCCCAGGAGACTTTGTGTGTAAAAAG GGGGACATTGGGAAGGAGATGTACATCATCAAGGCCGGGGCAGTGCAGGTGGTGGGGGGTCCAGACAATAATACAGTGTTCGTCACGCTCAAGGCCGGATGCGTCTTCGGGGAGATAAG CCTGCTGCAGTCCTCACCCAATGGTGGAAACCGACGGATGGCCAACGTCATTGTCCATGGCTTTGCCAACCTCTTTGTGCTGGACAAGAAGGACCTCAACGACATCCTGGTGCACTACCCAGAATCTCAGAAAGTCCTGGCCAGGAAGGCGAG GAAGCTGCTGATGACCAAGGAGGGGGCAGTTAAAGGGGCAGGTCACACCCATGGTCTGCAAGCCCGGTGCCAAGTGGAGAGACCAG gttGTAACCGCCATTGA